The nucleotide sequence AGTTTTATAAGCTTGGGTCAATGTGATTTTCAATTGATTGGGTATTGCTTTTGACCAGCGGTTTGCTTCACTTTGCGATAAACCAAACACTCTAGCTGCATCTCTAAGAACCATTTTTGCTGCCATTGTGCCAAATGTTGCGATTTGTGCCATATGATATTGTCCATACTTTTCTCGAACATAATTCAATACTTCTTCACGTCGATTGTCAGGAATATCCAAATCGATATCTGGCATCGTAAAGCGTTCGGGGTTTAAAAAGCGTTCGAACAGCAAATCATATTCTAATGGATCCACATCTGTGATTTCTAACACATAGGCTACTAATGAACCCGCAGCAGAACCACGACCTGCACCGGTAACGATTTTGTTTCTATGAGCAAAAGCCATTACATCCCATACGATCAAGAAATAATCATCGAATCCCATTTGATGGATGACAGATAACTCGTAGTCCAAACGTTCTTGGTATTCCTTTGTATAATCAGTGATTCGGCGTTCCACTTGCGAATAGCATAACTCTCTTAAATATTCTCCAGCTTGTTTTCCATTAGGAACTGGATAATGCGGAAGTAATTTCTGATGGAACTGGAATTCAAATGAAATCGATTCAGCTAAACGCTGGGCGCCTATTACAGCTTGGGAAAGACCCGCTTTTTCGAATCGTTTGATCATTTCTTGTTCTGAAAGAAGATAGCCATTTGCTGTTAGTGGTAAAGATGCAGATAAATTTTCTAAAGGTATTTGGCTTCCCTCTTTGATATGTTTCATCACTTCAAGTGCAAAAAGTTCTTCTTGTTGTAAACTAGCGATGGGATGTAATGCACAAAGCGAATAATTTTCTTTTATCACATACTGATACCATTCAGGCAATTGATCAGGCGTGTTTTCTGTCAAGCCGATATAAAAATTTCTAGTAAAAACATTTTCAAGTAAAAACTGCCAATGACCGAAAAAGTTATCCTCTTTATTGAAAGCCTCAGAAACAGAATGATTTGCCGGAACAACAAACGCTAGATGGTCGGTTTCTGTCATTTCTGCAAGTTCCAATTTTTCTTGGATCATTTTTCGGCTGGAAAGTTTCATCAGCTGCTGATAACCTATTTCATCTTTTGCGTACGCAAGCAAGCCATAATTTTTTTCTTCATAAGTATAACTAAGATGTAATCCAATGATTGGCTGTACTCCTTCTTCTACACAAATACGATAGAATTCAGGTGCACCGTATAAGACATCTTTATCCGTTATGGCTAATGAAGTGTAGCCTTGTTTTTTTGCTTCTTGTACATATTCTCGAATACGTATCGTACTTTGTAAAAGAGAATAAGAAGTAATTGTATAAAGTTGTGGGAAAAACATCTTGCATTCCGCCTTTTTTTTCGTTAAAATTCACTAGCGTTAAAAGGTTTGATCCTTTTACTTTCATTAAGATAGCAGGCGCTGAAGTTGATTATTCCACTTCATTTGCTTGCTTGTAATCTGTAGGAATGAGTTCTTTCGCAAGAACTCAAATTTTATTGAGATTTGGTCTCGTTTCTTTACATTCAAAGAAAATCTGGTAAAATTAAGATAGAAAAGAGGTGTTCTTTATGCGATATATCGTTACATTATTCTGGGCTGTCGTTCTAGGTCAAGTAGTCGGTTATATTGGTGCTGCATTAACAAGCGGAACATATGATTTTACTTTGACAACAATCATTTCATTCATTGCGGGTGTCATTATCCTTTTGATTGGTGCAGTTGCGCCAAGAAAAGAAACCTCTGCCCATTCGTAAAAAAACAGCCAAGAGCTTGAGATTTCTCAAGCTCTTTTTTATTTTCTACTCCTCACCACCATTATAATCTGCTGCGAAGAACTTTACGAAAGTTGAATAAAGAAAGAAGAATATTTGACAGAACAAACAAACTTGTCACAATAAAAACAGCACTGTAATTATAAGCATGCGCGACTGTCGATCCTAGCATGGGACCTAAAACTTGTCCAAAGTTGCTAAACATCTGATTGTAGCTATAGATTCGGCTGACTCCTTCTTGAGGCGTAATCTTACTGATCAGTGTATTGACAGAAGGCATCAAAGCGCCAGTTGAAAAGCCTAAAATAAAGCGAAGTATACCTAATTGGAGCGGTGTAGTGACGAATGCCATAGGTAAATAACAGCAAAATGATAAAATGAGTCCTCCAATTAGAACTTTTTGATTCCCAATCTTATCCCCTAGTTTTCCTAGTTTCGGTGAAGAAAAGACAGCGGAAACACCAGCTATCGAAACAATCAAGCCGCTGACAAAAAGGATATTTTCTGTACTTCCGCTCAATTCACGAATATATAAGGTCAAAATAGGGCTGATCGTAGTGATTCCTATCTGTAAAATCAAGGTCGTAATGAAGAGACCGATCAAAATAGAGAGATGATCCATTTTTGAAAAAATTTCTTTGGTGCTTATCAGATCTTTTTTCTCGATCGGATGGAAATCTTCTTTGACTAAGAAAATGGTCAATACCGTTGTGATCATCAACAAAGCCCCTGTGATCAAGAATACATTTTCCATACCAAACCACTGAGCCAGTGCACCGCCCATTGAAGGTCCGATCAGATTTCCAGCAATCGCTCCGGTAGACAATGTTCCTAACGCCCATCCGCTCTTTTCTCTAGGTGCCTGTGAAGCAATCATCGCTGTGGCATTTGGAATATATCCAGACAAAATCCCATTCCAAAACCGCATGATCAAAAGCCAATACGCGTTCGGTACAAAAGCCAAAGATCCCATTGTTAATGTCATCCCTGCTGCTGCACGGATCATCATGAGTTTTCGGCCTTTTCGATCAGCTAGATTTCCCCAGATTGGTGCAACCACGGCAGATGCAAAAGCAGTCACAGAGATTGCTAGTCCCGAAAACAATTCGATTTGATCTTTTGGTGTTCCTAGTTGCTCAACATAAACTGGTATGAATGGCATAACTAAACTAATACTTGCACCAGTGAAAAAACAGCCAATCCACGCAATCACTAAATTTTTTCTCCAATTAATCTCCATCTATCATCCCTCTTTCGTCTCTTTTATCATACCTATTTTCGAATAAACAAGCAACGATCTCGCCAGTAAAAAGAGAAAAATCCCGCAAAGGTCATTTTATATGTAACGTTCTTTTTATGTAAAACAAAAAGAGATCAGAACAAATACTGTTCCAATCCCTTCTCTTTAGTTAAATTGTTGCTAGAATGATGAAGTTGATAATGAATAAAATATCAACGATCCACAAAGCAACAGAAACTTGATTGTATTTTCCTTTGATTACTTTCACAATTGTATAGAAAATAAATCCTGCTGCAATCCCATAGGAAATGCTATAGCACAATCCCATAAAGATCGATGCAAAGAAGGCCGGTAAAGCTTCTTCCATATCTAGCCATTTGATGTCTGCAAAAGAAGCCATCATCATTACTCCAACTAAAATCAATGCTGGCGCAGTTGCTTGATTTGGTACAATGGCGATCAGTGGAGAGAATAAACTACTTAATGCGAATAGCACTGCCACTACTACTGAAGTCAAACCAGTACGTCCACCGGCCCCGATCCCAGCTGCAGATTCGACATAAGTTGTTGTATTCGATGTACCAAAGATAGCCCCCACAGAAGTAGCGATCGCATCGGCAAATAGTGCTTTATCCATTTTTGTTTTGAACCCACGACCATCTTCCAACGCGATCTCGTCTTCTTTTGAGAAAATACCTGTGCGGCGTCCTGTACCGATAAATGTTCCGATCGTATCGAAAGTATCAGATAAACTGAATGCGATGATCGTCATCAATACTTGAGGAATCTTGGAAGAATCACTGAATAAAGATTGCATGCCTTCAGAACCAAATGCTGCACCGAAAGTTGTTCCTAATTCTTTAAATGAATTACCTAACGAATTCGTTTGCCAATCAATGGAACTTAAATCAACAACACCCATAAAAATACCAAGGACTGTGGTCGCTACGATACCGATAAGAATAGCCCCACGGACATTTTTTACAACTAAAATGGCTGTCAGTACCAAACCAATCACAGCCAATAAGATAGGAGCGTTGTCAAAGTTGGCTAACGCAGGGACGATTCCACCATTTATCGTAACATTTGTCGCTTTTCCGCCTTCAACGACAGAGCTCGAAATAGCTGACTGGTCTGCTGAAAAAGATAAGAATCCTGCATTTTTGATTCCGACATACGCAACGAAAATACCGATCCCGCCACCAATCGCATGTTGAAGACTTTCGGGAATCGCCCGAATAATCATTTTTCGAATATTTGTGACAGTAATAAAAATATTGATTAATCCGCAAATAAACACCATTGCCAAGGCTTGTTGCCAAGAATAACCAAGCCCAAAAACGACCGTAAAAGTGAAAAATGCGTTCAATCCCATACCAGGTGCCTGAGCATATGGTACATTTGCGAACAATCCCATTACCAGCGTACCAATAATCGATGCAATGATTGTCGCTAGAAATACTGCTTGGAAGGGCATACCTGATGCTGACAAAATCGTCGGATTTACGAATAAGATATAACTCATGGCAAAGAATGTCGTTACTCCCGCCATTATTTCAGTTGATACATTTGTATTGTTTTTCTTTAAACCGAAAAACTTTTCCATAAAAAGTTCCACTCCCTGAATTTTTTTCTGATGGAAAACTATAATAATAAAAAATAAGTAAAATAGGGCAAATCCATCGAACAATTTCAAATTATATAGACGTTTCATTCGCTTTTCAACGTTTTTTTAACAAAAAAAGCGAAAATAATACTTAACGTTCGTGTTTAGCTTATGTTTAGCTATTTATATAGCCATAACTGTAGTTTTTGTTAGGAATAGCTGATTGCTCTTGTTAATTACCTAAAATATGCTAGACTAAAACAAATGCTAGTTGAGGAAGGAAGGACCCTTATTGAATAAAAAATTAATTGCCATCGATCTGGACGGAACTACCCTCAATCAAGATTCGATGATTACATCTAAAACAAAAGAGACTCTGAAAAAAGCAATCAATGCCGGTCATCATGTCAGTATTGCTACAGGACGCCCATTCCGAATGAGCCATCAGTTTTACCAACAATTAGAATTAACAACACCGATGGTTAATTTTAACGGCGCATTAGTACACATCCCTAATCAGCACTGGGATGGTGAAAGAGAAACGTTGATCAATCGTGAAATCGCTTTTGAAATCTTATCGCAAAAAAAGCAGCTAAATTTAGATTTTATCGCTGCTGAAAATCGTGATACTTTTTTTATTGACAGTTTTGATTTCTTTGATGAAAAAATTTTTGCTTCTTCTCGTCCAGGAGAGAAGAATTTGCTTTCTCCTAAAAATTTGACGACAAATCCTACATCTTTGCTTGTCCGAACAGACAAACGTTTTGCAGGAGCTGTATCTGCTGAATTAACACGTCAATTTGGCAGTTATGTCGATGTTCGGACATGGGGTGGACCTACTGCCATCTTAGAGATTGTTTCAAAAGGAATCCAAAAAGCAAAAGGCGTGCAAGAGATTGCTAACTACCTGTCTATCGATCAAAAAGACGTCATTGCCTTTGGTGACGAGCATAATGATTTGGAATTGTTGGATTATGCAGGTTGGGGAGTAGCTATGGCTAACGGTACTGATCAACTCAAAGGCATTGCAAATGATGTCACTCCTTTGAGCAATCAAGAAGACGGTTTAGCTGTTTATCTGGAAAAACTACTTAAACTATAATAGAGAATTAGATTCCACAAAAAAGAGGTTGTGACAATTTTTGTCACAACCTTTTTTGCCGAGTAAACGGTGTTCAAAAGCCAGTTTCTCGGTATGAAGTCAAATTTAAGCAAAAATGTGAGAAGCTATTTTCACAAAATTTTTCTTCATACTCGAAACTAAGCGGCTTTTTCACGACCTCTTTTTTATTTTGCCATGAACATATCATAATACGCGTCCATTATTTCTTTAGCAATCGTCAAGTTCATGTGGTCTTGTTCGTCTAATAAGTTCGGCAAGACAACACTGATGGCAATTTCCGGATTGTCTGTTGGTCCGTATGCCACGATATTACTATTGACTGTCGTAATATCTGGATGACCTTCCGCAACCGTTTCTGCAGTCCCTGTTTTTGCGGAAAGGTCCATTTTCGCACTGGCTAATGGTTTGGCTGTTGTGTAAGGATCGGTACCATGGACAACTTGGTGGAATCCTTCACGGAGGATCGCCATATTTTCTGCAGAAATATTGACCGTATTTTCTACTGTTGTGCCAATTTCTTTCTTCACTT is from Enterococcus faecium and encodes:
- a CDS encoding multidrug efflux MFS transporter; this encodes MEINWRKNLVIAWIGCFFTGASISLVMPFIPVYVEQLGTPKDQIELFSGLAISVTAFASAVVAPIWGNLADRKGRKLMMIRAAAGMTLTMGSLAFVPNAYWLLIMRFWNGILSGYIPNATAMIASQAPREKSGWALGTLSTGAIAGNLIGPSMGGALAQWFGMENVFLITGALLMITTVLTIFLVKEDFHPIEKKDLISTKEIFSKMDHLSILIGLFITTLILQIGITTISPILTLYIRELSGSTENILFVSGLIVSIAGVSAVFSSPKLGKLGDKIGNQKVLIGGLILSFCCYLPMAFVTTPLQLGILRFILGFSTGALMPSVNTLISKITPQEGVSRIYSYNQMFSNFGQVLGPMLGSTVAHAYNYSAVFIVTSLFVLSNILLSLFNFRKVLRSRL
- a CDS encoding NCS2 family permease, translating into MEKFFGLKKNNTNVSTEIMAGVTTFFAMSYILFVNPTILSASGMPFQAVFLATIIASIIGTLVMGLFANVPYAQAPGMGLNAFFTFTVVFGLGYSWQQALAMVFICGLINIFITVTNIRKMIIRAIPESLQHAIGGGIGIFVAYVGIKNAGFLSFSADQSAISSSVVEGGKATNVTINGGIVPALANFDNAPILLAVIGLVLTAILVVKNVRGAILIGIVATTVLGIFMGVVDLSSIDWQTNSLGNSFKELGTTFGAAFGSEGMQSLFSDSSKIPQVLMTIIAFSLSDTFDTIGTFIGTGRRTGIFSKEDEIALEDGRGFKTKMDKALFADAIATSVGAIFGTSNTTTYVESAAGIGAGGRTGLTSVVVAVLFALSSLFSPLIAIVPNQATAPALILVGVMMMASFADIKWLDMEEALPAFFASIFMGLCYSISYGIAAGFIFYTIVKVIKGKYNQVSVALWIVDILFIINFIILATI
- a CDS encoding YjzD family protein — encoded protein: MRYIVTLFWAVVLGQVVGYIGAALTSGTYDFTLTTIISFIAGVIILLIGAVAPRKETSAHS
- a CDS encoding Cof-type HAD-IIB family hydrolase, coding for MNKKLIAIDLDGTTLNQDSMITSKTKETLKKAINAGHHVSIATGRPFRMSHQFYQQLELTTPMVNFNGALVHIPNQHWDGERETLINREIAFEILSQKKQLNLDFIAAENRDTFFIDSFDFFDEKIFASSRPGEKNLLSPKNLTTNPTSLLVRTDKRFAGAVSAELTRQFGSYVDVRTWGGPTAILEIVSKGIQKAKGVQEIANYLSIDQKDVIAFGDEHNDLELLDYAGWGVAMANGTDQLKGIANDVTPLSNQEDGLAVYLEKLLKL